The sequence tattTATCCATTCTATTCTTAAAACTCTAGATTGAGTGCCCATTCACCACGTCAGatgccagctcattccatacccccacccatctctgagtgaagaacttccccatgaaatttctctttgactcagCTCCTCTCAGACCTAGCTAAATCACTTCGCTGTTCCCCAAAGCACGTTTGAATGTTTTCAGCTTAACACCATGTTGATAAGATCTGGTGAGTGTATTTTCACAGATTGAAAGGTCTTCTCTCTCTGGAGTGGTCACAATTTCATTATaattctcatattcacaaaacactttatttatttgtacatttgaagacTTGTCCTggctgtgtattgtttgtctgtatgtgtgttatgtctggttgtgtgtctgcatgttttacaccgaggaccggagaacactgttttgtcgggttgtacaggcacttgtataatcagataacaataaacttgacttaacaatCATTGCGAAACCAGATTATTATTGGATCCCATTGTGAACAAACTACGGTCACAATTCCCATCTTACCACAGAGAGCATCCTTGAGAAAGTACTTCACTTTCTGCAAAGCTCTTCGGAACATTCTAATTCATGAAGTTCACTACAGAGCAGCAAGATTTTTCTTTGCAGAAGAATCCTGCAGATGATTTTCAGTTAATATATTCCGGAGTGCATTCTCCTATTTGttagtcaagtcaaatcaagtcggAAGTAGCTGCAAGATGTTATCCCTGGTgtcctgcacagaaacaggccaattcggaCCTACTAGTCCATACCGAAAATCATCTTtcacctcatcccactgaccagcatttggcccataactccCTTGTTCAGGACACCGGGGATAATTCCCTTGTTCAGGACACCAGGGATAACTCCCTTGTTCAGGACACCGGGGATAATCCCTTGTTCAGGACTCCGAGGTTGACTGCCTTGTTCAGGACACTGGGGAGGACTCCCTTGTTCTTCTTCAAAGCCTGTTCACCTGTTATTTACCATAAGTAATAGAAGGCCATAGgatatcagaatcggaatcagaatttatcgtcatgaaatccagtgttttgcggcagcgtaaCCTTCTTATGACATTGCtataaaattataataataattacaatattagtgcatgaaaagtaaggcattaTCTTTAATGTGATAACTAAGAaagtgtagcggcagctacactgctactgaaagaacacacaaccagacaggttgagctcagtgagcagaactgaattattgcagactgctgggctggacttatactcccagccagacctggctgagaaccgcgctgaggGGCGTTGACGTCACCCAGGcttcacgtggtcccccagcgcgggcttctgagccctgtgctgagaagaaaggAAAACCCCCGACCGCgacattttggctggctgccccgctgtgtggattacaagcagggccggttcgcctgcctactgatgtgccgccacacagcccaccccccccccccccccagacccggcgccaatgtcctttttagttgggcggcctcgcttcttgtgctgggccacaatcactggttcggtggggtcgaggtccactggcttcagcctgtccacagtaaacagtacCCGTCTGCCGCCAATATCCAGCGTGAAAGTggaccctgaacgctggacaacaTTATACAGTCCctcataaggtctctgcagaggtgccgcaggCGGGCCCCACcaaataaaaacgtactctgcggaaagcagctcgctggggacgtgagATGGCCATGTGCCTTGTCTGGACGGCAGTGGGAGTGCGAAGGAATCCAAGCGGGCGTGGAGGTGGGGAAGGAGCTCGTGCAACAACCGCTGAGGGTTGTGAGGCACGTTGATGAACTCAACAGGAAGTgccagcggtgcaccgtagaccagctcagctgatgatgcctgctgatcctccttgggcatggagcggatgcccaggggtacccaaggcagttcgtccacccagtcgggaccagtAAATTGGGCCATAACTGCCGAagtaaggtggcggtgcagatggtcgaccagcccattggcctgtgggtgataggtcatggtgcagtgtagctcgatccccaacctgttggcgagctgtgcccagagtgcaaatgtgaactgggtgccccgatcgctggtgaggtgatttggaacaccgaaccaggtgacccaaccatgcagcAGCGCTCTGGAGCAGGAGTCTTTGGAGGCGTCaggcatcgggattgcctcgggCTAATGAGTGGTATGGTCCACCACCTTGAGCAGCTAATGGTTGCCCTGGGAAACGGataagggcccgactatgtcctCATGAatatggctgaaccgttcccaatcatgctcgaactcttgcacaggcgccctggtgtgcctgtgtagcttggacatctggcaatgggtgcatgttctcgcccagcccgcgatctgcttccacagcccatgccagatgaaccgctctgccaccatccgaaccgtggacctgatggacaggtgcaaaaggtcatggatgtgatggaagaattgcctgtgccactgctggggaaccactggccgcagggtgcccatggagacattgcacaggatggtgcttCTGCCACTCGGTGTCGGGAGGTCCCAGAACcataggcccatgatggcagtcctgaaggttcACGTCTCCTCATCaaacttctggtcccgggcgaggcTGGGCGTCAGTGCGCAGATGGTCAGTCACAAAAGTGCCTCGACGACTatgttgtccttccccaccttttcTGAATGTCGATGGTATACTCTGACACGAAAGAGAGATAATgctgctggcaggctgaccaggggtcctttgccatcgcgagtgcctgggtgaggggtttgtagtcagtgaagatggtaaaagtccttccctccaagaaatagtggaaatgccacaCTGCTAGGTACATGCCCAGTTACTCACGGTCAAAAGCACTATATTTGCGCTCTGGTGGGCAGagaagctggctgaagaatgccagcagcttccattgtctgttcacctgctgctccagttcggcgccgacagctgtggcagaggcatcgaggtagagcgccatatgcaggtcggtgtgcggatGGACGAGCATGCTAGCCTTCGCGAgagtgtccttggtggcctcgaatgcgctGCAGGCCTCTGGGATCCAGGCGAGCATTTTGTGCTCAGCTGCAATGAGGGtgaatagcagctgcatgatgtgtTCAGCTCACggatgaatcggttgtagaagttgaccatacccgcgaactcctgtaggCCCTTGAGATTGTCCGaacgtgggaactccttgatagcggcgacctttgTAGTGGCGGGCATAGCTCCCTCGGGCGTGATGgtgtggcccaggaactgcatggactctttcccatactgggacttggctgggttgatggtgaggccgaagtcggccagccgggagaagagggtgcgcaggtgggccttgtgttgcacccgatccctactggcaatgagaatgtcatctaagtaaatgaagatgaaatccaggtccctgcccactgagtccatgaggtgctggaaggtctgagcggcgttcttgagcctgaatggcatgtgaaggaattcaaacaagccgaaggtggtgatgatggccatctagTGTatatcctcagggtgcactgggatttggtgatacctgcgcaccaggtcaaccttggaaaaaccctcgcaccatgcaggttggctgtaaagtcctggatgtgagggatggggtaatggtcaggaactgtcgtctcgttgagccatcgatagtctctgcaggggtGCTAGCTGCCGGAGGCATTCGGGACAAGGTGGAGCGGCAaggcccacgggctgttggaccgccgaatgatccccaactccaacagatgcgaaaattcctcctttgccacctggagcttgtcaggcaggagccggcatgccttgctgtgaaccggtgggccttgggtggggatgtggtggaacacccttaTGGTGcggcgaggcagtggagaactgtggcttgaggagggtcagAAACTCATCCatgattcgctggaactcgtttctgggcatgctgatcgtggccatctgtggctgctctgtgcgtGAGTCATCGAGGCGAACGGTCTGGAAAGTTCGgacgtccaccaggcgcctaccccaactgtccaccagaagcccgtggatGAAGATGAAGTCAGCATCCAGTATGGCGGTCAGAAGGGCCGAGACattgaacctccacgagaactttcggcagccgatctggaagtggactgtcttgtctccaaacgtccagatctctgttgcgttggccgcacggaggggaggtcctcgaggtcggttcctggactcaatgaccatggccgggatgatgctgatcttggCCCCAATGTCAACGAGGAACCaccagccgctgactgagtccagcaggtagaggaggctgtgtccttggccagtcgccgcagccattaacagtggccggcctgctcatttccctggaatgagcagggctgacgacacttctgagcctttgCTCCCCAGTgctagtggtagaagcagaggcctggagcggatgctgtgtcCCTGGTTATACTCTTAGTGGCCCCTGCAGGGACCTGATGCTCTACTGCAGCACTAGGGGTGGGCTTGttgtggtcatgcccatgcctatgcttcgtgacctgctggaccgctaAGCCCTCTGTGAATcgctcgagccatagctcttgggccttctgagtgaCCTTCCTCAGAtcagtaaagctctcttgggctagtaacggccggatgtccttgggcagatggtcaaggaaaatgcgctcaaagaatgggcagttggtgtgattacccatgagcacgagcatctcgtccatcagctccattggggatctGACCCCCAGGTTGTTggggtgcagcatccgagcagcacgctggcatctggatagtccgagggatctggtgagcactcgcttgatggtctcgtctTTGTCtttggcgggtgggtgctgaacgaggtacAGCATGCacttggtggtggcctggtccagggcagtgaccacatggtagaatttgaacgtgtcagatgaaatctggcgaaggtgaaactgagcctccgcatggccgaaccaggtctccggctcttgaacccagaattcaggcagcttgacggctatagcactgatcccacgtTTGCTCATGataggttcaaagatgtttgaaccagtcagggtcaccaattgtagcggcagctacactgctactgaaagaacgcacaaccagatgggttgagctcagtgagcagaactgatttattgcaggctgctgggctggatttatactcccagcccaacctggctgagaaccgcgctgaagggcgctgacgtcacccgggtgtcACTTGGTCACctagcgcgggcttctgagccctgtgctgagaagaaggggaaaccccgacggcgccattttggccagctgccccgccgcgtggattacaaatGGGTCcgattcgcctgcctaatggtgttgCGCCTGTGGTTCATTATCGAGTCtggaatctgaaggcagaggggaagaaactgtccttgtggtGCTGGTAGTTTAACCTGCAGAAGGAGACAGCCAGAATAACAAAACATAGAATTTAGAGGAAATTGTGATTCGTCTCTATTAAAAGGAACAAAAATACTTAAAGCACCGATTCCTCTTTGATCTGATTGGTAGACCAAGCTCGAGCGGGATTGTAGtcaacaaatgaaatgttgcctcACAAATATGATTCGATAGCTATGTACAACAGATTTATTATTCTGCATCTTTTAAATGACGGTCAAAAGATCCTTAACTGCACCTATGCCTCGGAGTCAGAAGGAACTCAGTCCAAGGTCTACTCCAGACTTGTTCACACAATAATTTGGATTGCCATTTCCACACCTACCGAAAGGATTACTGCCCTGTCTGAGATACGATCCTCAAAAATGGGGAAGATTTTGGAAACAAGTTGGGAGTTATCTTCATGTGCTGTCCAATATTTAGGGCAGCACGACTGGCATAACGGTTAACGCCACCTCTTTGGAGCGCCAGCCATtgggattggggtttgaattctgcactatctctaaggagtttgcatgtccttcctgtgtctgcatgggttttcccagggagggtgaggtgggggggctctggtttcctctcacccttcaaaacatactggtgggtgtaggttgatggggttgggcggcacggacacatgggccaaatggtctgtctaaatttttttaaattcattaatAAAATACATAAGTTTGTGAGGATAAGTGTGGGAAAATTGTACTTCTCACATTAGTACTCGACACTTCTGAAGTTCTAAAGCACAATAAAATGAGTGGCAATAAAAATaacttgacaattttttttaaactcttgatACAATTGCTCTTTCCGGAACCATTGCAAAATAAAATGAGATTCAACTTCACTTTTGCTGCTGTGTTGTAGGCACAGAAGAGCATTTAGTATTGGCAGTGAAAGCTATCTCCTTGCAGCCAGGCGAGGGATCCCAGCCACAGCCCCCACTAACCAAATTGCTGTGACACTGAATAAACCACTCCTCTGAGAAAACAAATTTGAGCAGCGATGACATGGCAGACAATTAACAAAGCTAATAAGTACTTGAGCATCTAATAGGTCAGTTTAGGTAGTGGCACATCTTAACTTTCATCCATAGTTGAAGCTGTAAAGGCCAGAAGAACTGTATTAGTCAGGCAATGAAATGAATATGATACCCTTTCTGTTGCTTAGTTACTGCTGTTGATTATTAATTAATTGCTGGTGCAACAATTCCATTGTTGTTCTGCTCCAATAAGAGATAATAAATGACAAGAAGGTTGGCGGgtacaagttcaagttcattatcagctgattgtacaagcacaacccaatgaaacagctttctctggtcctcggcGTAAAACAcgaagacatacaaccagacacaacacacacatagacagcaatacatatgcagaacaaatagATGATGGAAGAGATTATGAGATtctgaatatatatatatgattaattaggattaatattagatatattgaaatttaatatttagaattgatttaaagCATAAGATTTACATATTTGGATATGTTATAATGTGTTGGTTTATGTAatctttattaaaaaaatttaatatccattccttttcaaatttttttcttttctttagcgGGGGTGGTTTAGGTCCTTTTTCTTAGGGTCTTAGGGGATTGGGTGGATTTGGGAGGCTTCTTTTCTTCTCtcattctgttttctttttcaatttataAAAGCCATGTACGAAAAATTGTGAATGAAGTTAATGTGATGTGATTGCATGGCAtctgtaaataaaattatataaataaatataatttgtttagtgaatatgagggtctcggatggtcagtgggagcaatttctttggtcgttcagcattctcactgcctgtgggaagaagctgttccttagcctggtggtgctggctctgatactcctgcatctcttccccaatgggagcagctgaaagatgtgtgtagggtggaaggggtcctcaatgattttgagcaccttcttcagacaacgatcccaatagatcacattgatggggaggatggagggagactccagtgatcctctgtcacacttatggtcctgtgaatagacctctgatccaattttctgtagcaaccataccacactgtgatgcagatgGCCAGGAGCCTctcaatggagctcctgtagaaggttgacaagatggtggccacagtcttgcctgcttcagtcttctcaggaagtgcagccgTTGTTATCCACAATAGTTAAGTAGACTCTTAGAAACTTTGTTCCTATCCACAACCAAGTGGAGggtgtcattcctggtcctcctaaagaccacaataatctccttcaacttgtccacgttgagactcaggttgttattctcgcaccatgtcatgagattttccacctcttctctgttgtcTGACTCctcgttgctgatgaggccaacgactattttttcatctgcaaacttgatgactctattggagctggatgggtcagtagtgtgaacaggagtgagctGAGTACACAGCTCTGTGGTGCACTTGTACTTAGCATGAAGGTGCttgacagactgtggtctttccattaggaagttcagaatccagttacagttgTTGAGtccctccaccagcctctggggaatgattgtgtgAAGAGAAAGTGAACAAAATATTTCTAAATAATAACTAAATGCAAAATTTGGCTTGTCATTAATGGATTGTCAGCCTGAAATAACTTGTTTCCCCAATCTCTCACTTAAACCTTTAACTAGTATCCTTGGAGTTATCCATGTACATTTATGTTTAAATGACTGTTCAATTAAGTGTGTGAATGTTTGAATGTTCATTTATACCATGTATTACCTCAACAGAGTGACTTTGTGCTAACAATGTTCAGAAACTCCAGTGTCTCTGAAGCTTCAAACTTTGTTCCTGTGTGCTCTCACCTCCGGATAATTCTGAAATGC comes from Narcine bancroftii isolate sNarBan1 chromosome 5, sNarBan1.hap1, whole genome shotgun sequence and encodes:
- the LOC138763096 gene encoding uncharacterized protein — its product is MPDASKDSCSRALLHGWVTWFGVPNHLTSDRGTQFTFALWAQLANRLGIELHCTMTYHPQANGLVDHLHRHLTSAVMAQFTGPDWVDELPWVPLGIRSMPKEDQQASSAELVYGAPLALPVEFINVPHNPQRLLHELLPHLHARLDSFALPLPSRQGTWPSHVPSELLSAEYVFIWWGPPAAPLQRPYEGLYNVVQRSGSTFTLDIGGRRVLFTVDRLKPVDLDPTEPVIVAQHKKRGRPTK